A genomic region of Ictidomys tridecemlineatus isolate mIctTri1 chromosome 10, mIctTri1.hap1, whole genome shotgun sequence contains the following coding sequences:
- the Slc26a9 gene encoding solute carrier family 26 member 9, translating to MSQPRPRYVVDRTAYSLTLFDDEFEKKDRPYPVGEKLRNAFSCSSAKIKAVVFGLLPVLSWIPKYKIKDYIIPDLLGGLSGGCIQVPQGMAFALLANLPAVNGLYSSFFPLLTYFFLGGVHQMVPGTFAVISILVGNICLQLAPESKFRVFNNATNESYVDTAAMETERLHVSATLACLTAIIQMGLGFMQFGFVAIYLSESFIRGFMTAAGLQILISVLKYIFGLTIPSYAGPGSIVFTFIDICKNLPHTNIASLIFALISGAFLVLVKELNARYMHKIRFPIPSEMIVVVVATAISGSYKMPRKYHMQIVGEIQSGFPAPVSPVVSQWKDMIGTAFSLAIVGYVINLAMGRTLASKHGYDVDSNQEMIALGCSNFFGSFFKIHVICCALSVTLAVDGAGGKSQVASLCVSLVVMITMLVLGSYLYPLPKAVLGALIAVNLKTSLKQLTDPYYLWRKSKLDCCVWVVSFLSSFFLSLPYGVAVGVAFSVLVVVFQTQFRNGYALAQVMDTDIYVNPKTYNRVQEIEGIKIVTYCSPLYFANSEIFRQKVVAKTGMDPQKVLLAKQKYLRKQEKRMMPTQHRKSLFMKTKTVSLQELQQDFENASPTDPNNNQTPANGASISYITFSPDTSSAAPCEPSASAGSPSEPSDTLASVPPFVTFHTLILDMSGVSFVDLMGIKALGKLSSTYGKIGVKVFLVNIHAQVYKDISHGGVFEDGCLERNHIFPSIHDAVLFAQANAREVAPGHSFQGAPGATELSLYDSEEDGPSYWDLEQEMFGSMFHAETLTAL from the exons ATGAGCCAGCCCAGGCCCCGCTACGTGGTAGACAGAACCGCATATTCTCTCACCCTCTTCGATGATGAGTTTGAGAAAAAGGACCGGCCATACCCAGTGGGAGAGAAACTTCGCAATGCCTTCAG CTGTTCCTCAGCCAAGATTAAAGCCGTGGTGTTTGGGTTGCTGCCGGTGCTCTCCTGGATCCCCAAGTACAAGATCAAGGACTATATCATCCCCGACCTGCTGGGCGGACTCAGTGGGGGATGCATCCAGGTGCCACAAG GCATGGCATTTGCTCTGCTGGCCAACCTTCCTGCAGTCAACGGCCTCtactcctccttcttccctctcctgaCCTACTTCTTCCTGGGGGGTGTGCACCAGATGGTGCCAG GTACCTTTGCCGTTATCAGCATCCTGGTGGGTAACATCTGTCTGCAGCTGGCCCCAGAGTCGAAATTCCGAGTCTTCAACAATGCCACCAATGAGAGCTATGTGGACACGGCAGCCATGGAGACAGAGAGGCTGCATGTGTCGGCCACACTCGCCTGCCTGACCGCCATCATCCAG ATGGGCCTGGGCTTCATGCAGTTCGGCTTTGTGGCCATCTACCTGTCCGAGTCCTTCATCCGGGGCTTCATGACGGCTGCTGGCCTACAGATTCTGATCTCCGTGCTCAAGTACATTTTTGGATTGACCATTCCTTCCTACGCAGGCCCGGGGTCCATCGTCTTT ACCTTCATTGACATTTGCAAAAACCTCCCCCACACCAACATCGCCTCGCTCATCTTCGCCCTCATCAGCGGAGCCTTCCTGGTGCTGGTGAAGGAGCTCAACGCTCGCTACATGCACAAGATCCGCTTCCCCATTCCTTCGGAGATGATTGTG GTGGTGGTGGCAACAGCTATTTCCGGGAGCTATAAGATGCCCAGAAAGTATCACATGCAGATTGTGGGAGAGATCCAAAGTGG GTTCCCCGCTCCAGTGTCACCCGTGGTTTCGCAGTGGAAGGACATGATAGGCACAGCCTTCTCCTTGGCCATCGTGGGCTACGTCATCAACCTGGCTATGGGCCGGACCCTGGCCAGCAAGCATGGCTATGACGTGGATTCCAATCAG GAGATGATCGCCCTGGGCTGCAGCAATTTCTTTGGTTCCTTCTTTAAAATCCATGTCATTTGCTGCGCGCTCTCTGTCACTCTGGCTGTGGATGGAGCTGGTGGAAAATCCCAG GTGGCAAGCTTGTGCGTGTCTCTGGTGGTGATGATCACCATGCTGGTCCTGGGGTCCTACCTGTACCCTCTCCCCAAG GCCGTGCTGGGAGCCCTGATAGCTGTCAACCTCAAGACTTCCCTCAAGCAACTCACCGACCCCTACTACCTGTGGAGGAAGAGCAAGCTGGATTGC TGTGTCTGGGTGGTGagcttcctctcctccttcttcctgagCCTGCCCTACGGTGTGGCAGTGGGTGTCGCCTTCTCCGTCCTAGTTGTCGTCTTCCAGACTCAGTT tcGAAATGGCTACGCGCTGGCCCAGGTCATGGACACTGACATTTATGTGAATCCCAAGACCTACAATCGG GTTCAGGAAATTGAGGGGATTAAGATCGTCACTTACTGCTCCCCCCTCTACTTTGCCAACTCAGAGATCTTCAGGCAAAAGGTTGTCGCCAAG ACAGGAATGGATCCCCAGAAAGTATTGCTAGCCAAGCAAAAATACCTCAGGAAGCAGGAGAAGAGAATGATGCCCACACAACACAGGAAGTCCCTCTTCATGAAAACcaag acTGTCTCCCTGCAGGAGCTTCAGCAGGACTTTGAAAACGCCTCCCCCACAGACCCCAACAACAACCAGACCCCAGCCAATGGCGCCAGCATATCCTACATCACCTTCAGCCCTGACACCTCCTCAGCAGCCCCATGTGAGCCATCAGCCTCTGCTGGGTCCCCCAGTGAGCCCAGTGACACCCTGGCCAGTGTCCCGCCCTTTGTCACCTTCCACACCCTCATCCTAGACATGAGTGGAGTCAGCTTTGTGGACTTGATGGGCATCAAAGCCCTGGGCAAG CTGAGCTCCACCTATGGGAAGATCGGAGTCAAGGTCTTCTTGGTGAACATCCATG CCCAGGTGTACAAAGACATCAGCCATGGAGGTGTCTTTGAAGATGGGTGTCTAGAACGCAACCACATCTTCCCCAGCATACATGATGCAGTCCTCTTTGCCCAAGCAAATGCCAGAGAAGTAGCTCCAGGTCACAGCTTCCAAGGG GCTCCAGGGGCCACTGAGCTCTCCTTGTATGATTCAGAGGAGGACGGCCCCAGCTACTGGGACTTAGAACAG GAGATGTTTGGGAGCATGTTTCATGCAGAGACCCTGACTGCCCTGTGA